A region of the Desulfobacter postgatei 2ac9 genome:
TTTAATAGTATAGGAATGTCCTATCAGCTATGATCCCGCCCGAAGGGTGATAATTTAAAATTGCTGCCCATGCTCATTAACCGTTCCAATTTAGGCTGGGCTTGTGTATTATAAAACTATATTTTAAATTACACGGAGATATTCCATGTATATCGAAAGACACCTTGAGAATGTTGTCAACAAAATGAGTTTGGCATTTCCGATCATTCTGGTCACCGGGCCAAGACAGGTTGGAAAAACAACTTTGCTACGGAAGATCGCGGCAGAGAACAGGGCTTATGTAACCCTTGACAATCCGTTGATCCGGGAGCTGGCCAAGACAGACCCCGAGCTTTTTCTACAACGGTATCAGGCTCCGGTACTGATCGACGAAATTCAGTATGCACCCGAACTTCTGCCATATATCAAGATGCGGGTGGATGAAAAAAAACAGAAAGGGGCGTTCTGGCTGACAGGCTCACAACTGTTTCATATGATGAAAAACGTCTCCGAGAGTCTGGCCGGCCGCGTAGGGGTCATCCATATGCTGGGGCTCTCCACTTCCGAGATTTTCGACACAGGTAATCAACCCTATACCACGGCATATGAACAATTATCCGGTCGGAAAGGGTCTGTAAAAAATGTCAATGATGTTTTTGAACGGATTTTCAAAGGGTCCATGCCGGCACTTTATGAGATTGAACAGGATATTGAGCAATACTATGCATCCTATGTGAACACCTATCTTCAAAGGGATATCAGGGATCTGACCCAGGTCGCCGATGAGCTTTCCTTCATGAGATTCATGCAGGCCTGTGCGGCAAGAACAGGTCAGATGGTCAATTTTTCCGAGTTGGCAAAGGATGTGGGCATCACTTCGCCAACTGCCAAACAATGGCTTTCCATACTGGTTTCTTCCGGGATTATCACCTTGCTTGAACCCTATTTCAACAATGCTTTGAAACGGATTGTTAAAGCACCGAACATGTATTTTCTGGATACCGGCTTGTGTGCTTATCTAACCCGATGGACCAGCCCCCAGACATTGGAGGTGTCAGCCATGGCCGGACCATTTTTTGAATCTTACGTGGTGAGTGAAATCATCAAAAGTTATTATAATGACGGCAGACGTCCCCCTATTTATTACTATCGTGATTCCGATAAAAAAGAGATTGATCTCATCATTGAACAGGACGGAATACTGTACCCCGTGGAAATCAAAAAAAGCGGCAGTCCGAAAAAAGACGCGATCCGGCATTTCTCCGTGCTTGAAAAAAAAGGCCTTGTCCTGGGACAGGGGAATGTCATTTGCCTTTGCCGGGAGTTAATCCCCATTGACAGAAAAAACCATTTTGTTCCGGTTGGATTGATATGAAACAACCGCTGCATTTCGTGGCGGATTCCTCGCATCGGAAACCTTGTGAAAAATACCAGGCGTATTGAAAAATGCACTCGCAAAGGTTATGGCACAAAATTTACCGAACTGCGTCAGCTTGAAGAAATAGATGCTGATATCAGGGGTGCCGAAGATGAATTTATGCGATTGCTAAAAAAGGTGACGCTGATATGAGCAGTACTGTAAAGTTAAAATATAAGATTGATCCTATTCGACGTGGAAATCCACCTTCATGTGTAGAGAATGGAGGTATTCCTGTCGTTAACCAAGCTTGCGTATGGCCATCAGGCCTTGACAGTTCAAAATTTAAGCATCACAACCCAGAAGAAATTAGGCGCATAGATGCATGGCTAAAAGAGGGGGATGTATTAGTCAACTCTACAGAAACAGGGACTCTTGGACGTGTATGCCATTTAAATTTCGAACCGGAGACAGATATCTTTGCTGATGGTCATGTTACAATACTCCGTGCCACCAAAAAAGTGATTAAAACAAGGTATTTGTTTTATGTACTTTATTGTCAACAAGAACGAATAACAGTTGAGTGTTCCGAAGGGGCAACAAATCAAATTGAGTTGAGTCGCTTTCTCTTAGGAAATTTCAAGCTTGAATGGCCTCCCCTCGCAACCCAAACCCAAATAGCCAATTATCTCGATCGAAAAACGGCCGAACTGGATCAGTTGATCGGGGCAAAACAGCGGTTGCTGAAACTGCTGGATGAAAAAAAAACGCGCCCTCACCCGTGGTCTGAACCCCGACGTCCCTCTCAAAGAATCCGGTATTCCCTGGCTTGGTAGGCTTCCAATGCATTGGGAAATTGAACGATCAAGATGGCTATTCACACAGTCTGATTTGCCGGTAAGGAAAGACGACGAAATGGTTACTTGCTTTCGGGATGGAATGGTCACTTTACGAAGCAATAGGCGGGAGGCTGGGTTTACTAATGCAATACTGGGACTTGGGTATCAGGGCGTACGAAAGGGCCAATTAGTTATTCATTCAATGGACGCCTTTGCAGGAGCCATAGGAGTTTCTGACTCCGATGGTAAGTGTACTCCAGAATATGTGATCTGCGACCCTGTAACGGATAAAACAGATTCGGACTATTATGCTGTATTGTTGAGAGAAATGGCTTTGCAGCATTTTATTCAAGCGCAATGTTCTGCTGTGCGAGAGCGAGCACCTCGTATACGCTTCACCCAATTCAAAGATTTTGAATTACCTGTGCCCCACATTGAAGAACAAAAATTAATTGTGGCGCATATAAAGCAAGCTTCGCAATCAATAAAACAGTTGCAAAAAGTTACTGAAAAAGCCATCTCCCTTCTAAAAGAACGCTGCACAGCGTTGATTTCAGCAGCCGTAACAGGAAAGCTGGCTAATAAAATCCTGAATGCAGGCCGCGATACCCAAACAAACGAACCGATGCCGAATCCAGTAGGAGAACATCACCCGTGTCTGACCTGATCCCCAAACATGGCGGCTACCGCAACCTGAAAAGTTTTCAGATGGCGCAGTTGTGTTATGACGTAACCGTAAGGTTTTGCAGCAAGTATATTGATCGCTTCAGTCGGACAAAGGACCAGATGGTGCAGGCGGCTCGATCAGGGGTGCAGAATATTGCCGAGGGATCACAGGCTTCGGCAACCTCGAAGAAGACTGAACTGAAGCTGACACAGGTGGCACGGGCAAGCCTGGAAGAGCTGAAGCTGGATTATGAGGATTTTCTGCGGCAGCGGGGATTGGCGCTGTGGGAGCGGGATAACCCGCTCCGGCAGGCACTGATTGACCGGCGGTGTCAAACGGCTGATGACGTGGCGGGCTGGGTGAAGGACGTGAGTCGTTTTTATGGACGAGGTGGACCCAGTGGACCTTGTTCATCCACATCTACCCCGAAACTTCCGCCAACGCCATGCTGGTTTTAATCGCCGTGGCCTGCTCTCTCCCGACCGTCAGGTCGAACGGCTGGCAAAGGATTTTGAAAACCAGGGCGGGTTTACCGAACGTCTGTACCGTGTGCGCAGCACCAAGCGGAGGAATTTAAAATGACCGACCATCCTCTCAAAACACCTCAATACCGCAACTGGCTGACCGATATCAAACAGCGAATCCGCAAGGCCCAGATAAAAGCGGCAGTCCAGGTGAATACGACCCTTTTAACCTTTTACTGGGAGCTGGGAGCGCAGATCGTGGAATGTCAGCAATCAGCCAAATGGGGCAGCGGCTTTCTGCCGCAACTGATCAAAGATCCCTATACCTTTGATTTTCTGACGCTGACACAGAACTACAATGAACGGGAACTGGAAAAGGCTCTGATTGACCATATAACCAATTTTTTGCTTGAACTGGGGACGGGGTTTGCCTTTGTGGGGCGTCAACAAGAATTACAGGTTGGCGAGCGGGACGAGCCGGCCATCGGTATCCTGCTGTGCAAATTCCGTAATCCCGTGGTGGTTGAATATGCCTTAAGTGATATCGCCAAGCCAATGGGAGTGTCTGAATATCAACTGACCCGCGCCCTGCCGGATAATCTGAAACCAAGCCTGCCGTCCATCGAAGAGATGGAAGCTGAATTCGGTGAACTAAAGCGCTGAAAACGTCGAAGCTTAAAAAATGAGCAAAATACACACGGAAGAACAGTTTGAATCGGCAATTGAGGCTCATCTTATGGCCAAGGGCTATTCAGCCCTGCCCAAAGATGGGTATGATGTTGAACGGGCGTTTTTCCCAGCTCAGGTAATAGGCTTTATCCGCGAAACCCAGGCAGAAGAACTAAAACGCATTGAAACCATGCTGGGGGATAAAACCGATGAGAGCCTGCTCAAAGATCTCAATTTCTGGCTCAATTCACAGGGCATGCTGCCGGTGCTGCGAAACGGGTTCAAGTGCCATGGCCGGACCTTTCGGGTCTGTTTTTTTAAACCGGCCCACGGAATGAATCCAACGCTTGAGTCGCAGTATGGTGCCAACCGGCTTTCCGTGATCCGTCAGTTGCGCTACAGCAGCAAAAACAGCAATGAACTGGATCTGCTTCTCTCTATCAACGGGCTGCCGGTGATCACAGCTGAGTTAAAAAATCCCATGACCGGGCAGACCGTGGAAAACGCGATCCGTCAGTATAAAAAAGACCGGGATCACCGGGAATTGCTGTTTGATTTCAAAAAACGCGCTCTTGTCCATTTTGCGATGGATACAGAACTGGCTTATATGACTACGCGCCTGGCCGGCTCAGCATCATTTTTTAACGCTTTTGTCAACAAAAAAATGATGTTTTTATAAAAAAATGCTATCGGAGTTACCTTGCAAAAACCTAACCGGACATCACTGGCTTTTTCCACTAAAAGATAGACTTTTTTAAAACCGGGAAAATGGGAATGCGTCCCTTCAAAGAGCGCCGTCATTTTATGGGCAAGCTTTGTGAAAAAGCAGGTGTTAAACCCTTTGGGTTTCATGCGATCAGTCACTTGTCAACCTCTATCTTGTACGACCTTGGGTATTCAGTATCGGTGATACAGACAATATTGCGGCATAAAAGCCCCAGCACAACGGAGAGATACTTGAAGAGCCTGGGCTTGGAAAATGTCCGTGAAGCACTTGAAAACCTGGCAATGGACCGTAATCCAGAAAGAAGGGAGGAACCGGATTATGGTAAGCTTATGTTTGGCCTGTAACAAAAAAGCCGTCCTGGGAGCCGTCTACTCCTGGGATGGCTTATGTCAAGTTAGATAACTTGTTGATTTTGTTGGCGTCCCCAAGGGGATTCGAACCCCTGTCGCAGGCGTGAAAGGCCTGTGTCCTGGACCGGGCTAGACGATGGGGACACTTAACTTTTGACACCTATCAGGTTGGTGGGCCGTGCTGGGCTCGAACCAGCGACTCTCTGCTTAAAAGGCAGATACTCTACCGACTGAGTTAACGGCCCGTAGACAGTGTCAAAAACAGGGGTAATCTATATGTTATAACGCTTATTGTCAACTATTTTTTTTGATTTAAATTATTTTTTTCAACCTCTCTTTTTCTAAAAACCTTCTTTGAACAGCTCTTCCGTGCTCAACACCTCATCCGGACTTGGGGTATACTGCGTCGGCTCCGTGCCTTCCTTAAAACATTCAAAAATGGTTTGTTTACTTTGGGCAATGGGCCGAAGGCCGGTTTCGGCATCTATTTTAACGCGAATAATACCCTCGGGCACGGTAAATTCCTCCACGGATTTACCCTCCAGCGCATGCTGCATATAATCCAGCCAGATGGGGCTTGCAGCCCGGGAACCTGTCTCTCCTCTCCCGATGGGCGCTTCCTGGTCAAGCCCCACCCATACCCCTGTGGTGTACCTGGGGGTAAAGCCCATGAACCAGGCATCGTGAAGGTCATTGGTGGTGCCTGTTTTACCTGCCGCAGGGCGGTTCAGGGCCTTGACTCGCTGGCCGGTGCCCTCCTGCACCACGCTTTCAAGCATACTTGTTATGATATAGGCCGTGCCCATATCAATAACTTTTTTACGAATCAATTTGGAAGATTCCAAAAGCGTGTTGTCCCGGTCATAAATTTCAGTGATAAATACCGGCTCAATCAGGTAGCCCAGGTTGGAAAACACTGAATACGCCTTGGTCAATTCGAACAGGGAAACGCCTGAAGACCCAAGGGCTATGGATAGATTCCGGGGGATGGGGGATGTGATTCCAAGCTTTCTTGCATAACTGATGACATAATCTATGCCGATATCCTGGAGGATTTTAATACTGACAATATTCCTGGAGTTCGTCAGGGCCTGGCGGAGCAACGTGGGTCCATAGAATTTTCCCGCATCATTGTGGGGTTTCCACACCCTGTCATGCAGCCTGTCCTCATATACCACAGGGGAGTCAATGATAATTGTGGCCGGCGTGTATCCCTTGTCAAGGGCTGCCGCGTACAGGATGGGCTTGAACGCGGAACCTGGCTGGCGTCTTGACTGAAAAGCCCGGTTGAACTGGGAATCTTTAAAATCCCTTCCGCCAATCATGGCTTTGACATAGCCGGTTTCAGCCTCAATGCTCAAAAGTGCTGACTGGACAATGGGTTCCTGGTACAGGGTAAATTCATATTCCTTTTCCCCGGCTATCTCCTCAAGGACTTTAATGTAGATGACATCCCCGGTGTTTAGGGCCTGGGAGGGTTTTGAGATCCTGGCAGATTGGTAGGATATTTTGGGGTTTGGCTTTCTGGCCCATGTCATGGTGGCTAACCGGATGATGCCTGTGATATCACCAACCCGTACATGGGTAACTTTGTTGTAATCGTCCACCTCCAGAACCACCCCTTTGTATATCTCTCCCTTGACCGGGCGGCTGCCGTTCAGTTCTCCGGCAATGGTGCGACAGAACTCCTCTACCTGAAGGGCTGGTATGTTTTTTACAGGGCCTCGGTATCCGCAGCGTTGATCTAAATCTGCCAGACCTTTATTGACTGCGGCCCGGGCTATTTTCTGCAGCTCAATGTTCACTGCGGTATGGATGCTCAACCCTTGGGTGTAAAGCATCTCCTTGCCATATTTTTTTTCGACATACCGTCTAACATGTTCAGTGTAACAGGGAACCCTTTCGATGAACCAGTTTTTCCGGGGCTTGATATCCAGTTTGGCACCCATGGCTTCGGTAGCCTCCAGATTGGAGATCATACCCTCTTCCTTCATACGGTTCAGGGTATAAACCTGGCGCTGCCTGGCCAGTTCCAGATGCTGAAAAGGGCTGTATCTGCTGGGTGCCTGGGGCAGACCCGCCAGCATGGCACATTCAGCCAGGGTCAGATCCTTAACATGTTTTCCAAAATAGTTTTCAGAAGCCGCTTCAACACCGTAAGCGCCGTGTCCCAGGTAAATCTGGTTTAAATAAAGGAAAAGTATCTCATCTTTGGAAAGCTGTTTTTCAATTTTATAGGCCAGAATCGCTTCTTTAACCTTGCGCTCATAAGTTTTTTCCGGGGTAAGAAGAAAAGATTTGGTCACCTGCTGGGTAATGGTGGAACCGCCCTGGACAATCGAACCGGCCCTAAAATTTTTAATAAACGCCCTGACAATTGATTTCACATCAATGCCGGGATGCTCCCGGAACCGAGAATCTTCTGCCGCCACAAAAGCATTTAGCAGATTAGAAGGCATGTCGGACAAAGGAATAACGATTCTGCGCTCTTTATAAAACTCGCCGATTTTTCTGCCGTCATCGGAAAAAACATTGGTCACAATGGCGGGGCGGTAATCACTGAGCGTATTGATCTGGGGAAGATCTCGGCTCAAATAAAAAAATCCGGCGGTAATGGCTGCAAATCCGGAAATAATTGCAAGGAGAAACAGGATAAATATCCACATGAAAAAGGAGAAACATAAGCTTTTTTCTTTTTTCTTGCTTCGCTTCTTCAGAATCTGGGTGCGACTTTGTTGTTTTGTCATAAGGTTTGGAAATAGTATTATATTTTAATAAAATAGTTGCTTTTATCAGATTAGAATTAAGATGGCAATAGAAAGGCTGGGCCCGTCTTCTGAAGCCCCTTCCCTTGCCTGGCAATGCATTTGGATGATGTTACATACACGTATGAAATCTTGAGTGAAGGCTTTTTCACTGTGTTTCACAAAAAAGACCTCATCATCAGGGGGAGACGGGTTTTATTGCCATTCGGTTCTGCTGCCCACATTCAAGGCATCTGGCAACAAGGGGTTACAGGCCTTGGTTGCCACTGTGCTTGAAGGGCGTCATCCGGCACAGATGGTCAACCCCATAGACCATAACGGCCCGGGCGCACTTTATGTCATGCCGGCTTTTTTTTTGCGGAATATTACAATTATTAATTGACATTTTGTGTTTAAACCATTAATTATTTAGGTTTTGATATGGTCGGCCGGATAAAATATGTAAAAGATTAAGATGCTTCTAAATCTTGATCGCCTTAATGAACCGGCTTCAAGCGGCTTTTGCCGACTTCAATTTATCGAACAATCAAAATTATAAGGAAGACAAAAGAGTCATGCCGGAACTTGATTTTGACAAAACCGGCGGGCTGATTCCCGCCATTGCCCAAGATGCGGACACAGGAGAGGTGCTGATGCTGGCCTATATGAACCAAGAGGCCTTTGAAGAAACACTTGCCTGCGGCAATGCCGTATATTACAGCCGGTCCAGAAAAAAATTATGGAAAAAGGGGGAAACCTCGGGACACGTTCAAAAAGTCAGGGAGATCCGGGTGGACTGTGACAACGACACTGTGCTTCTCAAGGTGACCCAGGTGGGCGGTGCAGCCTGTCACAAAGGGTATAAGAGCTGTTTTTACAAAGTTCTAGATAACGATGCATTCAAAATAGTTGAACAGCGGGTCTTTGATCCGGAAGAGGTATACAAATAATGAATAAAAAATTAAAGCTGGGCATCCCCAAAGGAAGCCTGCAGAATGCGACTGTCAGCCTGTTCAGACGTTCGGGATGGAAAATAAATGTGGAAGGCCGAAGCTATTTCCCGGACATTGATGACGACACCATTGAATGCGCCCTGTGCCGGGCCCAGGAAATGTCGATCAATGTGGAATCCGGGGTTATTGATGCCGGCCTGACCGGTCTTGACTGGGTGGCGGAACATGAGTCTGATGTCCATGTGGTGGCAGACCTCGTTTATTCAAAGGTTTCATCCCGTCCGGCCCGCTGGGTGGTCGCCGTGGCCGGAGATTCCGACATCAACAATCTTGAAGACCTGGAAGGCAAAACCATTTCCACCGAACTTGTGAAATTTACACAACGCTATTTCCAGTCCCGTAACATCAATGTGAATGTGAAATTTTCCTGGGGGGCCACTGAAGCCAAAATCGTGTCCGGCCTGGCTGATGCCATCGTGGAGATTACAGAGACAGAAAGCACGATCCGGGCACACAATCTAAAGGTCATCCACGAGATGATGAAAACCAATACCCAGCTTATTGCCAATAAAACCGCCTGGAAGGATCCGGTAAAGCGGGAAAAGATTGAGCAGATTGCCATGTTGCTCCAGGCTGCCCTTGTGGCGGAAAAGCTTGTGATGCTTAAAATGAATGTGCCGGAATCCAAGTTACCTGCTGTGGTTGAGCTTCTGCCAAGCCTGAACGCCCCCACCGTGGCCTCCCTCTATCAATCCGACTGGTTTTCCGTGGAAACCGTGGTTGAAATCAGTGTGGTCCGGGATCTGGTGCCCCAATTATTGAAAGCAGGGGCAGAAGGTATAATTGAATGCTCATTGAACAAGGTGATCTAAAAATGAGTGTGGCCAAAAGATGTGAACAGATAAAACCGTTCATTGTCATGGACGTGATGGAGAAAATCCATGAGATGGAAGCCCGGGGTATTGACGTGATTCACATGGAGATCGGTGAACCGGACTTTAATGTGCCTGAATGCGTCAACCGGGTCTGTATTGAAGCCCTGAAGCAAAACGAAACCGGTTATACCAACAGTTTAGGAGACCTTCGTCTGCGTCGGGCCATCAGTGATTATCACAAACGCATCTACGGCACGACTGTGGAACCTGGTCAAATCCTTGTAACCAACGGAACATCGCCGGCCATGCTTCTGCTGTTCAGCGCACTGCTGGACCCCGGTGACGAGGTCATCGTTTCAGATCCCCACTATGCCTGCTATGCCAATTTCATACGGTATGTCCAGGGTGAACCTGTTTTTGTCAAGGTGCATGAGCAGGACGGCTTTGTCTATAAACCCGAAGCCATCAGGGAAAAAATCACACCTAAAACCAAGGCTATTTTCATTAATTCCCCGTCCAATCCCACCGGAACCGTCATCCCCGAGAGCCGGATGAAGGAAATTGTTGAGGTGGCCAAAGAACATGGACTGTATATTATTTCCGATGAAATTTACCACGGCCTGACATATGAAGGAAAAGACCACTCCATTTTGGAATTTACCGACCAGGCCTTTGTCCTGAACGGTTTTTCAAAACTGTTTGCCATGACAGGGCTTCGCCTGGGCTACCTGATCGCACCCCCCAAATTTATCCGGGCCCTTCAGGTACTGCAGCAAAACTTCTTTATCTGTGCCAATTCCATTACGCAGTTAGCCGGCGTGGCTGCATTGACCGATGCGGATAAGGAAATCCAAACCATGCGCGATACGTATAATGAGCGCAGGGAATTTATGATCAGGCGATTAAAAGAGATGGGGCTTTCAATGATGGCAGAGCCCACCGGTGCGTTTTATGTTTTTGTGGATTTCAAACATATTTCCACCGATTCCTATACCCTGGCATTTGATATCCTGGAAAAGGCACACATCGGGGTTACTCCGGGCATTGATTTTGGCGCAAACGGTGAAGGGTATCTGCGGTTCTCCTATGCCAATTCCCTGGACAATCTTAAAATCGGGATGAACCGCCTGGAAGAATATTTGAAAAGGTATGCATGAAAATTCGTGCTGTTGAATTTATAAAAAGTGCGGTAAAGCCCGCCCAGTATCCGGAATACGATTTCCCGGAAATCGCGTTTGCGGGCCGAT
Encoded here:
- a CDS encoding pyridoxal phosphate-dependent aminotransferase, translating into MLIEQGDLKMSVAKRCEQIKPFIVMDVMEKIHEMEARGIDVIHMEIGEPDFNVPECVNRVCIEALKQNETGYTNSLGDLRLRRAISDYHKRIYGTTVEPGQILVTNGTSPAMLLLFSALLDPGDEVIVSDPHYACYANFIRYVQGEPVFVKVHEQDGFVYKPEAIREKITPKTKAIFINSPSNPTGTVIPESRMKEIVEVAKEHGLYIISDEIYHGLTYEGKDHSILEFTDQAFVLNGFSKLFAMTGLRLGYLIAPPKFIRALQVLQQNFFICANSITQLAGVAALTDADKEIQTMRDTYNERREFMIRRLKEMGLSMMAEPTGAFYVFVDFKHISTDSYTLAFDILEKAHIGVTPGIDFGANGEGYLRFSYANSLDNLKIGMNRLEEYLKRYA
- a CDS encoding ABC transporter substrate-binding protein, whose product is MKAFSLCFTKKTSSSGGDGFYCHSVLLPTFKASGNKGLQALVATVLEGRHPAQMVNPIDHNGPGALYVMPAFFLRNITIIN
- the hisG gene encoding ATP phosphoribosyltransferase, whose amino-acid sequence is MNKKLKLGIPKGSLQNATVSLFRRSGWKINVEGRSYFPDIDDDTIECALCRAQEMSINVESGVIDAGLTGLDWVAEHESDVHVVADLVYSKVSSRPARWVVAVAGDSDINNLEDLEGKTISTELVKFTQRYFQSRNINVNVKFSWGATEAKIVSGLADAIVEITETESTIRAHNLKVIHEMMKTNTQLIANKTAWKDPVKREKIEQIAMLLQAALVAEKLVMLKMNVPESKLPAVVELLPSLNAPTVASLYQSDWFSVETVVEISVVRDLVPQLLKAGAEGIIECSLNKVI
- a CDS encoding penicillin-binding protein 1A, with amino-acid sequence MTKQQSRTQILKKRSKKKEKSLCFSFFMWIFILFLLAIISGFAAITAGFFYLSRDLPQINTLSDYRPAIVTNVFSDDGRKIGEFYKERRIVIPLSDMPSNLLNAFVAAEDSRFREHPGIDVKSIVRAFIKNFRAGSIVQGGSTITQQVTKSFLLTPEKTYERKVKEAILAYKIEKQLSKDEILFLYLNQIYLGHGAYGVEAASENYFGKHVKDLTLAECAMLAGLPQAPSRYSPFQHLELARQRQVYTLNRMKEEGMISNLEATEAMGAKLDIKPRKNWFIERVPCYTEHVRRYVEKKYGKEMLYTQGLSIHTAVNIELQKIARAAVNKGLADLDQRCGYRGPVKNIPALQVEEFCRTIAGELNGSRPVKGEIYKGVVLEVDDYNKVTHVRVGDITGIIRLATMTWARKPNPKISYQSARISKPSQALNTGDVIYIKVLEEIAGEKEYEFTLYQEPIVQSALLSIEAETGYVKAMIGGRDFKDSQFNRAFQSRRQPGSAFKPILYAAALDKGYTPATIIIDSPVVYEDRLHDRVWKPHNDAGKFYGPTLLRQALTNSRNIVSIKILQDIGIDYVISYARKLGITSPIPRNLSIALGSSGVSLFELTKAYSVFSNLGYLIEPVFITEIYDRDNTLLESSKLIRKKVIDMGTAYIITSMLESVVQEGTGQRVKALNRPAAGKTGTTNDLHDAWFMGFTPRYTTGVWVGLDQEAPIGRGETGSRAASPIWLDYMQHALEGKSVEEFTVPEGIIRVKIDAETGLRPIAQSKQTIFECFKEGTEPTQYTPSPDEVLSTEELFKEGF
- a CDS encoding ATP-binding protein, with product MYIERHLENVVNKMSLAFPIILVTGPRQVGKTTLLRKIAAENRAYVTLDNPLIRELAKTDPELFLQRYQAPVLIDEIQYAPELLPYIKMRVDEKKQKGAFWLTGSQLFHMMKNVSESLAGRVGVIHMLGLSTSEIFDTGNQPYTTAYEQLSGRKGSVKNVNDVFERIFKGSMPALYEIEQDIEQYYASYVNTYLQRDIRDLTQVADELSFMRFMQACAARTGQMVNFSELAKDVGITSPTAKQWLSILVSSGIITLLEPYFNNALKRIVKAPNMYFLDTGLCAYLTRWTSPQTLEVSAMAGPFFESYVVSEIIKSYYNDGRRPPIYYYRDSDKKEIDLIIEQDGILYPVEIKKSGSPKKDAIRHFSVLEKKGLVLGQGNVICLCRELIPIDRKNHFVPVGLI
- the hisI gene encoding phosphoribosyl-AMP cyclohydrolase, whose product is MPELDFDKTGGLIPAIAQDADTGEVLMLAYMNQEAFEETLACGNAVYYSRSRKKLWKKGETSGHVQKVREIRVDCDNDTVLLKVTQVGGAACHKGYKSCFYKVLDNDAFKIVEQRVFDPEEVYK
- a CDS encoding restriction endonuclease subunit S; the encoded protein is MKKKRALTRGLNPDVPLKESGIPWLGRLPMHWEIERSRWLFTQSDLPVRKDDEMVTCFRDGMVTLRSNRREAGFTNAILGLGYQGVRKGQLVIHSMDAFAGAIGVSDSDGKCTPEYVICDPVTDKTDSDYYAVLLREMALQHFIQAQCSAVRERAPRIRFTQFKDFELPVPHIEEQKLIVAHIKQASQSIKQLQKVTEKAISLLKERCTALISAAVTGKLANKILNAGRDTQTNEPMPNPVGEHHPCLT
- a CDS encoding four helix bundle suffix domain-containing protein; its protein translation is MDEVDPVDLVHPHLPRNFRQRHAGFNRRGLLSPDRQVERLAKDFENQGGFTERLYRVRSTKRRNLK
- a CDS encoding PDDEXK nuclease domain-containing protein, which gives rise to MTDHPLKTPQYRNWLTDIKQRIRKAQIKAAVQVNTTLLTFYWELGAQIVECQQSAKWGSGFLPQLIKDPYTFDFLTLTQNYNERELEKALIDHITNFLLELGTGFAFVGRQQELQVGERDEPAIGILLCKFRNPVVVEYALSDIAKPMGVSEYQLTRALPDNLKPSLPSIEEMEAEFGELKR
- a CDS encoding tyrosine-type recombinase/integrase, which gives rise to MRPFKERRHFMGKLCEKAGVKPFGFHAISHLSTSILYDLGYSVSVIQTILRHKSPSTTERYLKSLGLENVREALENLAMDRNPERREEPDYGKLMFGL
- a CDS encoding type I restriction endonuclease; protein product: MSKIHTEEQFESAIEAHLMAKGYSALPKDGYDVERAFFPAQVIGFIRETQAEELKRIETMLGDKTDESLLKDLNFWLNSQGMLPVLRNGFKCHGRTFRVCFFKPAHGMNPTLESQYGANRLSVIRQLRYSSKNSNELDLLLSINGLPVITAELKNPMTGQTVENAIRQYKKDRDHRELLFDFKKRALVHFAMDTELAYMTTRLAGSASFFNAFVNKKMMFL
- a CDS encoding restriction endonuclease subunit S, whose product is MSSTVKLKYKIDPIRRGNPPSCVENGGIPVVNQACVWPSGLDSSKFKHHNPEEIRRIDAWLKEGDVLVNSTETGTLGRVCHLNFEPETDIFADGHVTILRATKKVIKTRYLFYVLYCQQERITVECSEGATNQIELSRFLLGNFKLEWPPLATQTQIANYLDRKTAELDQLIGAKQRLLKLLDEKKTRPHPWSEPRRPSQRIRYSLAW
- a CDS encoding four helix bundle protein — protein: MSDLIPKHGGYRNLKSFQMAQLCYDVTVRFCSKYIDRFSRTKDQMVQAARSGVQNIAEGSQASATSKKTELKLTQVARASLEELKLDYEDFLRQRGLALWERDNPLRQALIDRRCQTADDVAGWVKDVSRFYGRGGPSGPCSSTSTPKLPPTPCWF